The nucleotide window CCCGCCTTGCAGTTCCAGCGCACCGCCAGGTCGTGGGCCTGGGTGGCCTGGAGCCGGTGGACGACGTCGAGCACCACCTCGCCCTCGTTGACCTCCACCTGGTACTCCTGGAGCGACCCGCCGCCGGCGTCGCCGCGCCAGACGCGGAACCGGCCGGTGTAGGTGCCGGTGCCGGTCGCCGGGGCCCGGGAGCCGGACGCGGAGGGCCGGGAAGGCGCGGTGGTCATCAGGCGAGCTCCTCGTCGGTGAGGTACTTCAGCAGTTCGTCCTTCTCGAACAGGGCCAGCAGATCGGGGCGGATCGGCGGCATGTCGCGGCGGGTGAGCCGGATCTGGCCCACCAGCGGATCGGCCGCCGCCAACTCGCCCGTGGGATCGGCCAGTTGGCACACCAGGTTGGACCTGCGCCAGCGGCGGTCCATCTCCGGGTAGTCGTCCCGGGTGTGGCCGCCGCGGGACTCGGTGCGCTCCAGCGCGGCCCGGGCCACGCACTCGCTGACCAGCAGCATGTTGCGCAGGTCCAGCGCCAGGTGCCAGCCGGGGTTGAACTGGCGGTGCCCCTCCACCCCGACGCTGCGCGACCGGGTCCGCAGCGCCGCCAGCCGGTGCAGCGCCTCCCGCATCTCCGCGTCCCGGCGGATGATCCCCACCAGGTCGTTCATGGTCTGCTGCAACTCCTGGTGGAGCGCGTACGGGTTCTCCGGACGACCCCCCGCGTCACCGGCCTGCGCCTCGGCGCTGAACGGGCGCAGCGCCTCCGCCGCCGCCAGGTCGATCTGCTCGTCGGTGACCCGGGGGCGTTGCCCGGTGGTGAGCGCGGCGGCGTACCGGGCCGCGTGCAGCCCCGCGCGGCGGCCGAAGACCAGCAGGTCGGACAGGGAGTTGCCGCCGAGCCGGTTGGAGCCGTGCATCCCGCCGGCCACCTCGCCGGCCGCGAAGAGCCCGGGGACGGCGGTGGCCGCCGCGGTGTCCGGGTCCACGTCCACCCCGCCCATCACGTAGTGGCAGGTGGGGCCGACCTCCATCGGCTCGGCGGTGATGTCGACGTCGGCCAGCTCCTTGAACTGGTGGTACATCGACGGCAGCCGGCGTTTGATCTCCTCGGCCGGCATCCGGCTGGAGACGTCCAGGAAGACGCCGCCGTGCGGTGAGCCGCGGCCCGCCTTCACCTCGGCGTTGATGGCCCGGGCGACCTCGTCGCGGGGGAGCAGCTCGGGCGGGCGGCGGTGGCGCTCCGGGTCGGTGTACCAGCCGTCCGCCTCTTCCTCGCTCTGCGCGTACTTCTCCTTGAAGACGTCCGGGACGTACCCGAACATGAACCGCTTCCCCTCGGAGTTGCGCAGCACCCCGCCGTCACCGCGGACCGACTCGGTGACCAGGATTCCCTTGACCGACAGCGGCCAGACCATGCCGGTGGGGTGGAACTGCACGAACTCCATGTTGATCAGCGGCGCCCCGGCCAGCAGCGCCAGCGCGTGGCCGTCCCCGGTGTACTCCCAGGAGTTGGAGGTCACCTTGAACGACTTGCCGATGCCGCCGGTGGCCAGCACCACCGCGGGGGCCTCGATCAGGAAGAAGCGCCC belongs to Streptantibioticus cattleyicolor NRRL 8057 = DSM 46488 and includes:
- a CDS encoding fumarate reductase/succinate dehydrogenase flavoprotein subunit translates to MTQVERHTYDVVVVGAGGAGLRAAVEAREQGLRTAVICKSLFGKAHTVMAEGGIAASMGNANPHDDWRVHFRDTMRGGKFLNHWRMAELHAQEAPDRVWELETWGALFDRTPDGRISQRNFGGHEYPRLAHVGDRTGLELIRTLQQKVVSLQQEDHRATGDYEARLKVFQECTVTRIVKDGEKVAGVFGYVRESGRFFLIEAPAVVLATGGIGKSFKVTSNSWEYTGDGHALALLAGAPLINMEFVQFHPTGMVWPLSVKGILVTESVRGDGGVLRNSEGKRFMFGYVPDVFKEKYAQSEEEADGWYTDPERHRRPPELLPRDEVARAINAEVKAGRGSPHGGVFLDVSSRMPAEEIKRRLPSMYHQFKELADVDITAEPMEVGPTCHYVMGGVDVDPDTAAATAVPGLFAAGEVAGGMHGSNRLGGNSLSDLLVFGRRAGLHAARYAAALTTGQRPRVTDEQIDLAAAEALRPFSAEAQAGDAGGRPENPYALHQELQQTMNDLVGIIRRDAEMREALHRLAALRTRSRSVGVEGHRQFNPGWHLALDLRNMLLVSECVARAALERTESRGGHTRDDYPEMDRRWRRSNLVCQLADPTGELAAADPLVGQIRLTRRDMPPIRPDLLALFEKDELLKYLTDEELA